ACTGCATTCTTATTTCTACTGATATTGAATAATTAAATACCCTTTAATTAACACATAATTTTTACATATATCCATCATTTACTATTTTAGGGTATGAAAAAATTCGTTCTCCAAAAAGAAGAGCCTCGAAAGCGCCCCGAAGACTATTCCATTCCGTATGCTGAATTACTAAATGAACAGCAGTTAGAGGCCGTCTTCCATGAAAAAGGTCCGGCTTTAGTTGTAGCTGGAGCCGGGACCGGGAAGACACGCACTTTAGTCCACAGAGTAGCACGATTGGTAGAAAGCGGTATTAACCCATCCAATATTCTGCTTCTTACTTTTACTCGGAGAGCGTCGAAGGAAATGCTAAACCGAGCCAGTAATATTTTGGACGAACGGTGTAAACAAGTGCAAGGAGGGACATTTCATTTTTACTGTAGCTTGTTACTTCACCGGCACGCAGAAGTCATCGGCTTTCCATCAAACTTTACCATTATAGATACAGCGGATGCTTTAGAGGTGATACAGTTTGTGCGGACTGAGCTTAATCTTCAGAAAAAGAAAAAAAGATTCCCAAATAAAAACACCTTACTTAATATCATCAGTACGTGCATCAATAAGCACCTGGATTTACGAATCGTTTTGCAGGAGCAATACCCGCAGTTTATGGAGCAGGAAGAAAAGATTGAGCAAGTAGCTTTTGGGTATCAGGATTATAAGGAGAAGAACTTTGTAATGGACTTTGATGATCTCCTTATAAAAACGAGGCAACTTCTTACACAGCATGATGATATACGGATTAAAGTAGCTTCGAAAAATGAATTTGTGATGGTGGATGAGTTTCAGGATACCAATAAGTTGCAGGCTGAACTTACCGAGCTTTTTTCGAGTGTTCATGGAAATGTGATGGCCGTTGGCGATGACGCTCAGAGCATCTATTCATTCCGGGGAGCTGACCATCAAAACATTATGGACTTTCCGGATCGTTTTGACGGAACTAAAGTGATCAAGCTTGAAGAGAATTATAGATCCACACCTCAAATTCTGGAAGTGGCTAACAACCTACTCAGGCAAGCTAACTTTAAGTTTGAGAAAGAGCTTTTTTCAAAAAATGAAGAAGGAGAGTTGCCCGCTTTAGTACAATCTTCCAGTGAGCATGACCAAAGTCGATTTCTAACTCAGATGGTACTCCAGCTGCGGGAACAAGGCATGGAACTTAATGAGATGGCTGTATTATTCAGAAATGGTCGTGATTCTTTTGATCTTGAAGTAGAGTTGAATCGCAAGAATATCCCTTTTGTAAAGTATGGTGGGCAGAAGTTTACGGAAGCCGCTCATATTAAAGATGTATTAGCCCATGTCCGGGTTTTAGTAAATCCCATGGATACCATTGCCTGGAATCGAGTGCTTATGCTGCTGGACGGAATTGGCCCAAAAACAGCTCAGGATTTATTTGATTGGATTCGCTTAGCAAAGAATCCCTACAAACTAGACCTTTCTGACACCACGAGTAAAGCATACCTCGATCAGCTAAAGGTTCTTAGTAAATTACTCATTGAGCTCAATGAAAACGATCATTCAGTATCCAAAGTTATAGAGCTAATTGTTGACTATTACCGTAATTTCTGCAAAGATAGATACGATGATTATCCAAAGCGCCTTAAAGACTTAGAGGCTTTTGTTAATGTATCAGAAAGCTTTACTTCACTTCCTAAAATGCTTGAAGAACTTGCTCTCGATCCTATTAATGCAACAGCTGTTGATACCGAGCAAAAAACCAAGGAAGAAGCTCCTTTAATCCTAAGTACCATCCATTCTGCAAAAGGACTGGAGTGGAAACATGTATTTATCATTCAGTGCCTGGATGGTATTATTCCTTCTGCATATTCCGTGGAAGATGAGGATCAACTGGATGAAGAGTTAAGGCTTTTATATGTAGCGGCAACCCGAGCTAAAGATATGCTCTATTTCAGCTATCCTGTTCTGGCTCAATCTGCTTATGGAGATTATTTTACGCAACCTTCACGATTCCTTAAAGAGATGAATGACAAATTAGTAGAAGAGTGGAAGTTGGTAGAGGAAGAACAAAATCAGCTTTCAGAGGGAAATCAACAGCAATTGAGTGATTAATTTCCTTTTTTATTCGTTCATAAAAATTAGGCAGAAGGCATTGATAAAATACGTATCGCTATTATTCACTTTTTTCCTCTCATCACAGCTTATATACGCACAAGGGTTCAATTCCTCGAATGGACGAAATCACCCCGAATTAAAGTGGCAGGTTGCTGAAACTGAGCATTTTAAAATCATGTTTCCGGAACGGTTAAGGGGGATTGAAGACAAAGCAGCTTCCATTGCAGAAGAGACCTATGATGTATTATCAAAGAACCTTGAGGTCACATTTGATTTTAAAATTAGAATCTATCTTTCGGATGAAGACGAGATTAATAATGGCTTTGCTGTACCTTTTAATAACGCCTACACCGATATTTGGGTTAACTTAAACGACTATAGTGAAATTTGGACAGGGCAGGAGAAGTGGCTCCGAAAAGTAGTAGCCCACGAGCTGGCTCATATTTTTCACTTTGAGGCTGTTAAATCTCCAATGGGATTATTTCAGTATGCCATCGCAAATCCCCTTCCTAGCTTTTGGACAGAAGGACTTGCTCAATACGAAACGGAAGAATGGGATTCCCAAAGAGGCGATCGATGGCTCCGAAAGGCTATATTTGATGACAACCTGAACTACGCATCTGGTCAATCTATGGAAGACGGCAGGCTGCGGTATGCATTGGGAAATGCTCAACTTCGTTACTTTGCGGAGCAATATGGCGATTCAACTCTTGCAGATTTACTGGCGCATAGAGATAAACTTTGGGGGTTATTCAGATACCACGATTTTGGAACTGCATTTGAGGAAACCATTGAAGGAGGGTACAGTAAATTTTATGATAATTGGCGAAAACATAAAAATGTCTATTACAATACTCTAGCCGGACAAATGGAGCGTACCGATTCTCTGAATGCAGATGAATTAAGATTTCCTGGGCAATTTTATTACGATGCATCCATAAGTCCAAATGACAGTGTAGCAGCCGTTTTATCGCTCACATCAATGTCAAGGCCGGTTAAGAGGCTTCACCTGATTACCCTAGACTCTACTAAAACCACAAATTTGATAGGTGAAGGTGCTATTAACAGTGATTTAAGCTGGAGCAATGAAACTCAACTATTGTACTCAAGACTAGTTAGAGGGAAGAATTCCTCTTTAATGAATGACGTATTCCTATATAATTTAAAAGATGAACGTGAAAAACAGATCACCTTTAATAGACGAGCAAAGTTTCCCGTAGCCGGTCAAAGCGATACCCAAATAGCTTATATCGTTAATGAAGATGGAACAGGTAATTTATTTACGATGAATTTAGAAACAGAGCAGGAAACCCGGGTTACAAATTACAGCGGTGATATTCAGGTGCTTTGGCCGCTTTGGGTTGAGTCTCAGCAAAGCTGGCTCATCCATAAATTCAGCGAAAACGGTGACCGGAATTTGGTACTCATAAGTGATAATACCGGAGAAGAAACAGTTATTGATTCAGGAGATTTAGATAACCGAAAAGCTCTCCTAAGCCCTGATGGTACTAAAATCGCCTATATTTCTTTACGGGACGAAGTTCCTAACGTCTTTATCTACGATTTTGAATCGAGGGTTGAGTCCCGGTTTACGAATCTGTTTACAGGGGGTGATGTATTCGGCTGGCTCGCCGGTGACGATTCAACAAACACTGAGCATATTATAGTAGGGGCCTCTGAGTCGAGGAATCGGGATCAGTTATACATGGTACCTGCTGATCGAAAAGTTTATAAACCGACAGTTCAACTTCCGGAAACTTATACAACTTGGAAAACGCATACTCCTCCAAGTGTTATTGCATCCAAGGTTGAACCTAATCCTGATTTAATTACAGATAGATATCGGTATAAGTCACTAAAAAACCTTACACATGTTGCTTCCTTTGGGTTTCCTTACTACGCTGATTCAGAAGATTGGGGCTTTTTTGCTACTACAAATTGGACAGAGCCCCTTGGTAAACATTCAATTACTGCCGGCGGATGGATTTCCATCCCTGATTTAAAGAATGAGTCTTACGGCGGGTTCGGTTATGTAAATAACCAGCTTTATCCAACCATCGCTTTTTCTCTTTATAAACTTCCCGAGAACGGACAATTTTATGGAGATGAATTCTTACTTGAAGAGTATGTCGGCGGTGATATATCTGCAACCTGGCCACTTGATATGTTTTCAGCTCCTTATCAATCCAGTCAATTTTCTACAAAACTAAGGTACTATTCCACTAAACCTTATGGAGTGAGTCGGTTTACTGGAAATACAAACGTAGCCACTCCTCAATCTGCAGATGTAAGTGACCTACAGATAAGCTGGCAAATAACAAAGCAACGTCCCTGGAAGGATAATTTACTCCATCCGTTAGATGGAACGGGGCTAAGAGTAAGTGTACTTCGAACAGAAAAAGTTGCGGGTTCGGAAGTGAGTTCTTTCGAAACAGACATTCATGCTTACGCCATTCTCCCGAGTATTGGGATGCATAGGCTATTTATTGAAGGTCGATATCAGCAACAATGGGGAAATCAACTTCCACAAAATTACATCGGTTTTTCAAAGTATGATAACATTGATATTGATATACCCGGCAATGTTCCTTTTCAATTCTTTGGCAGTATAAACCGGGTAAGAGGTTATAAAGAATTTGTAGCAGGTAACCGGGTTGTATTTGGTAGTTTAGAATACCGAATGCCATTCATTCCATCCCTTGAAACTGAGTTGTTAGGACTTATAAGTTTTGGAGGTGTTGCCTTTTCGCTTATTTCTGATGTTGGAATGATTTGGGAGGCAAGATCAGCAACCGGAGAAACTGGATCTATAGTTAGATGGGGTTCAGGTGTAGAATTTAAGAATCAGCTCTCATTTTTTGGATTACCGCTCACACACGCGGTTGGATTTGCACAGCCCACTGAAAAATTGTTTACTGAAACTGCAGGTGATCTCTATTACAGGGTCAAAACAACGATTCCTTTCTAAAAATTAATCGCCTTCTTTCATGTACTTTCGCTGTAGGTACATATCTACAATAAGCCAAACCACTGGGTAAGGAGGGAAGAAGATAGCTAGCACTACCTGCCAGGTACTGCCTTTTTTACGGCCACCATCATAAGGCAAAGTGATGCCTGCGATTCCTGCCATCCAAAAAATAAAAAAGATGAATAGAAAGAAGGCGAGGAACAAAGCGCCGAAGAATCCGAAATTGTCGTAAAAGCTTTGAAGCATAGTATAATTAAGTGCTGAATAATGCGTACCTTTATAACTTGTTGAATCTAAGAATCTAAGACTTAAAATGCTTCCAGTAGTTTCTATTGTAGGACGCCCTAACGTTGGTAAATCCACCTTATTTAATCGACTCATCGGAAAACGCAAAGCTATCGTGCACGATGAGTACGGAGTGACCCGAGATCGCCACTATGGCGAAACATTTTGGAATGGGAGAGACTTCACCGTAATTGATACGGGAGGCTATCTTCCTAATGAAATGAATGTGATGGTGGTTGGAATCCGCGAACAGGTTCACATTGCCCTTGAAGAATCTGATGTCATCCTTTTTGTTGTTGATGTAACAGATGGGGTAAATACACTGGATAAATCCGTTGCTGAATTACTTCGTCATCAGGATAAGCCGGTTTTATTAGTCAGTAATAAGGCTGATAATGAAGAACGCCGATTTAATTCTACTGAGTTCTATGAGCTTGGCTTTGAAGATCTGTTTCCGGTCAGTTCTATCAATGGCACAGGAACAGGTGAGTTATTAGACAAAGTTGTCGAATTGCTTCCTGAAGAAACAGAACCTGAACCAGAAAGTGATACACCAAAATTAGCCTTTGTCGGTCGGCCAAATGTGGGGAAAAGCAGCCTTTTTAATGCTTTACTGGATGATGAACGAGCTATTGTTACCGATATAGCTGGCACTACCCGAGACTCAATCAACAGCAACCTCAACTATAATGGCAAGGATTACCTACTAGTTGACACTGCAGGACTTCGTAAGCGGACAAAAGTAAAAGAGAATATTGAATTCTACAGTACCATTCGTACAGATCGGGCAATACGTGAATGCGATATTGCGATTCTTTTAGTTGATGCTATGCAAGGTTTTGATGCTCAGGACAAGCGTGTTATTCGTGAAGCAGAGAAGTTTAACAAAGGTCTCATTATTGTACTTAATAAATGGGACCTGGTGCCTGAGAAAGACACGAATACGGTCAGAGACTTTGAGGAATACATCTATACATCGGTTCCTCAGCTTGGTTATGTGCCTATTGTGACAATTTCTGCAATGAATAAAACCCGTATTCACAAAGTAATTGATTTAGCTGATCATGTGATTGCAGAACGGAATAAGGAAATTAACACTTCCGACTTCAATGATTTTATCGATAAGATGTTAGGTGAAAAACCTCTCCCAATGAAAAGAGGAAGACAGCTTAAAATCACCTATGCAACACAGGTTAAGAGCAATCCACCGGTATTTAAATTCTTTATGAACAGTCCGCATGATTTGCCACCGAACTACCGCAGATATATTGAAAATAAAATTCGGGAACGTTTTGGATTTGTAGGCGTTCCGATTACCATGGTTTTCCGCCAAAAATAAAATAGAAAAGCTCAGAAATAACTTTGATGCTAACCCAACAATGGTTTATTTTTGAGTGCTAATTACTACATGAAACCGATTCGAATTGAATGGCTAAGAATCTAGAAAAACCTTCAGTAAACGCACTAAGCGATAACTACAAGAATGAGCGAAAGCTTAACTTTCTTGAAAGCTTGTATTTGCCTGAGATATTTAAAGGAATGTGGTATTCCTTTAAACAGATGTTTCAGCCAACTTTCACGCTGAATTACCCGGAAGAAAAGTGGGATCCACCTGCAATTTTCCGTGGACGACCTGTTCTTGTAGAAGATCACAACAAAGAACGATGTGTTGCTTGTGGTTTATGTGCTCGAGCATGTCCGCCGCTTGCAATAAGCATGCAGGCTAAAGAGACAGAAGATGAGAAGGAGAGGTACCCTGATTTCTTCGAGATCAATATGCTTCGTTGCATATACTGTGGATATTGTGAAGAAGTTTGCCCCGAAGAAGCTATTGTGATGAGTAAAGATTACGATATCGTATTCGAATCAAGAGAAGATGCTATATATGATAAGGAACGATTATTGGTTCCTAAGGAAGACGTTGAAGAGCGTCTTGAGTATCTCAAGAAATACAGAAATCAGCAATTTGGTTCTTTTTGGGATTTTCAGGAAGAGAATAATATTCACTCTGTAAGAGACAGGGACAAAGACTGGAATACCGGATTGTCTTTGGTTGACATGATTGAGCAGCAAGAAAAAAATGATTCAACCCCGGCATCATCAAGCTGGTCTACCTAATTAGTCTTTGAAGATGGATATTAAACAAAGCCAGATTGATACTCTTATTGACGACGTTGCCTATCTTGAGCATGAAGCTGAAGCCCTCAAGTATGTAATTGATTCTGTCCCATATAGCGAAGCCCCTCCAGAAGGTCGCTCTATTGCTGAGATTCTCATGTTTTTAGATCATGCTCAGCAAAATTACTACCGGAAAGTCATTGAAGATGCCTTCAAAAATGCACGGCCAATCAATCTAAATGCCTATGTGGAACCGGAGGAAACCTTTGAAAAAGATGAAGACCTTGCCAAAGACATTCAAAAGCTTCTCTATAAAATTTCAAAGCATCGCGTAGCACTCTTAAATCTTATTAAGAATATTCCGGTCATTGATTGGGAAAGAGAAATAACTAAAGGAAGGCATAGCATCAGCTTGTTTGAATTTGCCAACCAAATGGTTCGAAACGAGCGAAGTACCCTTAAAGAAATAGCTGATCTGGTAATGACTTACCAACAGAGTAAACAAATGCAGAGAGAGCTAGAAAGCCGAAATCCGGAAAGCTGATGGATCCGGCTAAGTGGACAGACCTTGTTGTTTCTCTTTCTTTTGGAACGGTATTTGTATTATTAATTAAGCTATTTATTAGGCGCAGATCACTATTAGAGCTTTATTTCAGCTTAGCCGCATTAATAATTACGATTCCGTATTTATTTGATCTTTTTCAAATTCAAACTCCGTTAAATTTATTCCAATGGGGTAAACTGGTATCCGTCACTATATATATAAGTGGCCTGCTCGTTTTGATTCGGGAATCAAAGCCTATTTTTGCACGTTTTCCCGTCTATCTAACCGCTTTACCTTTTGTAAGTTTTCTATTTTTTCCATTAATAATTGATTCTATTGTAATTAAGGACCTTATTAATGCCATCTATCAAGGAGGGGCATTAATAGTAACTGTTCTCGTATTTGCCCTTAAACAGGCTAAAAAAAGAAATAGAAGGTATTACATCATTGGAATCACTGGTGTAGCAACGTCATACCTTAGTTACTGGCTTATCTTTAATCGATCAACAAGTGTTGATATGGTGTGGGTTTCAGAAATTTTACTCTGTGTGGGAATTCTTTTTGCTACGATTAGATTTATCCATAGCGAAGAGTATAAAAACTAAACACGTATTCTAACTTCATGGATAAAGCACCAAATTTCACTCTGAAAGACACCAATAACGAAGATGTTACCTTAGAAAGCTATAAAGGCGAAAAGAATGTGGTTCTTTTGTTTTTCCCTTTAGCTTTTAGCGGAGTTTGTACCAAGGAATTGTGTACAACTCGTGATAATCTCAAAATCTATGAAGCACTTGATGCTGAAGTATTTGGGATCAGTATAGACAGCTTTTTTACGCTTAAGGCATTCAAGGAAGCAAACAATTTGAATTTTAAGCTTCTAAGCGACTTCAACAAAGAAGTAAGCGAGATGTATGGAGTCTTATATCAAGATTTTTTTGGTATGAAAGGCGTGGCTAAGAGATCCGTATTTATTATAGACCAACAGGGAAGAGTAGCTCACTCTGAAATCCTGGAAGACTCAGGCGAAATGCCAAACCTATCAAAAGTGCAGCAAGTACTAGCCGATCTAAATTAGAAGTACAGGACCTAAAAGTTCCGCATCGAATATATAGCTGCTCGATTATAGATAAGTAATAGTAGAGAAGACTATGTTTATAAACTAACGCTACTTTACATAATATAAATTATAGGAGTAATTCTATTCTATTATGACGACTGAGTCACACCGGTATCAATTCATAAACATTAAACCTAATTAACTTACACTTCTAGAACTGACTTTGTATTTTTACCGTGTACCAAGTTAATAGAGATTATAAATCTTATCTCTAAAGCTCTATATTATTCAAAAAGTATTACATCAGTTAAGTATAAATAGCTTATCTTTGCTCTTATGAAAATTATTATTGTTGAAGACGACAAAGTGCTCTCGTTACTTTTATCCAAGATGATTCAGCGGCTAGATTACGATGTACTTGAAGTTATTACTAAAGGTCAGGAAGCTATCGAAAAGATTGAAGCTCTCAACCCTGATTTGATCCTAATGGATATAATGCTTGAAGATGACGTTGATGGTATCGACGCAATGCTTGCTCTGCGTGAAAAATCTATTGACACCCCTGTTATCTATATTACCGGTAATTCAGATCCTTTAAATCGGGAAAGAGCAAAATCTACTAATTATGTAGAATATCTTATTAAACCTGTAGGATTTGATGAACTCAAGAATACCATTGCCTCTCTTAATACAACGGAATCCTGAGTTCGTTTAATTTCTTATGATTGTCTGGCTTGACGTATGTCTAACTTTCAGTTTCGAGTCTAAATGAGACCGGTAGACTAAATTTAACCACTACAGGCTTTCCTCTTTGTCTGCCAGGTACAAACTTCACTTTTGATACGGCCTTAAGAGCTTCCTCATCACAGCCGCCTCCAATTCCTCTAATTACGAAGGGATCTCTGACATTTCCTTCTTTATCAATTAAGAACTGAACGATGACTTTTCCTTCAATCCCGGCTCTTATAGCCATTGGCGGGTATGTAATTTGTTTTTGAACAGCGGCCATTCCCCCAATTAATTCAGGCATTTGCTCCACTACCACAAAGATTTGTTCTTCAGCTTCATCTTCGATTTGTCTTGGTGGTGGTGGCGGTAATTCCATTGCAAAAGCATCTAAATCAAGCTCAGCATCCAGGTCGATGATCTCATCTTCGATGATTTCATCATTTGGAACCGCAACAGGAACTACAGGTCTTGGCGGCGGCGGAGCTTTAATTTCTTGCTTGGTTTGTACAATTTCCTCCATGAAAACTTCTTCTTGTCTATCAATGGAGATGCCTTCATTACTCTTTTCAGCCCTGATATCCATTTTTACTGCGGCTATGAAAATAAGTAATGAAGCTATTACCCCAATTTCCATGCGGATTAAGTAGCCTTTTTTTAAATCATTTTTTCTGTCGATTAACTTTACCGGACCTCTCATTTTTTCCTCCTTTAATGTTAGAAGTTATATGAGAGTACTCAGAATCTGTGAAGATTTAATGAAGCCTGTAACTCAATTTAGTTAACCGGTAATGACGGAAAGACCAGCTTTAAGTAATTTAAAATTAATTACCGTGCCTGGCGAAACTTGTTCGCCATCAGCATGGCATTTAAGATGATCATCTGTTTTAATGGTACAGTTTTCCTGTAGAGAAAATCGATGTACAAGTGTGTCATTAAATTCAAAGCCGAAAGACAATTTTAGGAAAGCTATAATTAGTTTTATTCTCTGGACGGCTTTTACCACTATTACTTCTACTTTACCATCATAGTTCAGGGATTCCGGAGAAATTTTGTACCTCCCTCCT
The window above is part of the Balneola sp. genome. Proteins encoded here:
- a CDS encoding ATP-dependent DNA helicase; the protein is MKKFVLQKEEPRKRPEDYSIPYAELLNEQQLEAVFHEKGPALVVAGAGTGKTRTLVHRVARLVESGINPSNILLLTFTRRASKEMLNRASNILDERCKQVQGGTFHFYCSLLLHRHAEVIGFPSNFTIIDTADALEVIQFVRTELNLQKKKKRFPNKNTLLNIISTCINKHLDLRIVLQEQYPQFMEQEEKIEQVAFGYQDYKEKNFVMDFDDLLIKTRQLLTQHDDIRIKVASKNEFVMVDEFQDTNKLQAELTELFSSVHGNVMAVGDDAQSIYSFRGADHQNIMDFPDRFDGTKVIKLEENYRSTPQILEVANNLLRQANFKFEKELFSKNEEGELPALVQSSSEHDQSRFLTQMVLQLREQGMELNEMAVLFRNGRDSFDLEVELNRKNIPFVKYGGQKFTEAAHIKDVLAHVRVLVNPMDTIAWNRVLMLLDGIGPKTAQDLFDWIRLAKNPYKLDLSDTTSKAYLDQLKVLSKLLIELNENDHSVSKVIELIVDYYRNFCKDRYDDYPKRLKDLEAFVNVSESFTSLPKMLEELALDPINATAVDTEQKTKEEAPLILSTIHSAKGLEWKHVFIIQCLDGIIPSAYSVEDEDQLDEELRLLYVAATRAKDMLYFSYPVLAQSAYGDYFTQPSRFLKEMNDKLVEEWKLVEEEQNQLSEGNQQQLSD
- a CDS encoding ribosome biogenesis GTPase Der, giving the protein MLPVVSIVGRPNVGKSTLFNRLIGKRKAIVHDEYGVTRDRHYGETFWNGRDFTVIDTGGYLPNEMNVMVVGIREQVHIALEESDVILFVVDVTDGVNTLDKSVAELLRHQDKPVLLVSNKADNEERRFNSTEFYELGFEDLFPVSSINGTGTGELLDKVVELLPEETEPEPESDTPKLAFVGRPNVGKSSLFNALLDDERAIVTDIAGTTRDSINSNLNYNGKDYLLVDTAGLRKRTKVKENIEFYSTIRTDRAIRECDIAILLVDAMQGFDAQDKRVIREAEKFNKGLIIVLNKWDLVPEKDTNTVRDFEEYIYTSVPQLGYVPIVTISAMNKTRIHKVIDLADHVIAERNKEINTSDFNDFIDKMLGEKPLPMKRGRQLKITYATQVKSNPPVFKFFMNSPHDLPPNYRRYIENKIRERFGFVGVPITMVFRQK
- a CDS encoding NADH-quinone oxidoreductase subunit I; the encoded protein is MAKNLEKPSVNALSDNYKNERKLNFLESLYLPEIFKGMWYSFKQMFQPTFTLNYPEEKWDPPAIFRGRPVLVEDHNKERCVACGLCARACPPLAISMQAKETEDEKERYPDFFEINMLRCIYCGYCEEVCPEEAIVMSKDYDIVFESREDAIYDKERLLVPKEDVEERLEYLKKYRNQQFGSFWDFQEENNIHSVRDRDKDWNTGLSLVDMIEQQEKNDSTPASSSWST
- a CDS encoding peroxiredoxin, with amino-acid sequence MDKAPNFTLKDTNNEDVTLESYKGEKNVVLLFFPLAFSGVCTKELCTTRDNLKIYEALDAEVFGISIDSFFTLKAFKEANNLNFKLLSDFNKEVSEMYGVLYQDFFGMKGVAKRSVFIIDQQGRVAHSEILEDSGEMPNLSKVQQVLADLN
- a CDS encoding response regulator is translated as MKIIIVEDDKVLSLLLSKMIQRLDYDVLEVITKGQEAIEKIEALNPDLILMDIMLEDDVDGIDAMLALREKSIDTPVIYITGNSDPLNRERAKSTNYVEYLIKPVGFDELKNTIASLNTTES
- a CDS encoding energy transducer TonB, with the protein product MRGPVKLIDRKNDLKKGYLIRMEIGVIASLLIFIAAVKMDIRAEKSNEGISIDRQEEVFMEEIVQTKQEIKAPPPPRPVVPVAVPNDEIIEDEIIDLDAELDLDAFAMELPPPPPRQIEDEAEEQIFVVVEQMPELIGGMAAVQKQITYPPMAIRAGIEGKVIVQFLIDKEGNVRDPFVIRGIGGGCDEEALKAVSKVKFVPGRQRGKPVVVKFSLPVSFRLETES